A single Acidimicrobiales bacterium DNA region contains:
- a CDS encoding alkaline phosphatase family protein: MGETMGRRRFLQMAAAGGVGATVLGRSSLVEALTATAAGPCPPASLADIDHIVIFIQENRSFDNYFGAYKGVRGFDDRTAPGGVGAFRQAYRQPAQPTGIPNPMLPFRMDTTVTAVPHQGQCTNDVEHQWAGAHDSWNGGASDNWMNSHLATEADPRQAAVTMSYYQRADLPFYYTLADHFTVCDNYFCSVIGGTDQNRLYSITGTIDPDGWDGGCTFFDTKVGTVQTPGADLGAGGRWVPYPQMLSRAGISWKVYGTPDGQLGDNVLRYFPQFRPAGGDPSLSVPAFGSNSFPADFAADCQAGTLPQVSWLLADLPDTEHAPAPVEWGESIVHTVLSALVTSGVWSRSVMFLTYDENGGFFDHVPPPTAPPGTPGEYMNQAALTSAARKEATTVGGVDMSHGPIGLGYRVPTLVVSPFSRNPDPSGGPLVCSDRFDHTSLLRFVETWSQARGHPARIPGRDPSTRSPGLSAWRRQAVGDLTSPFSFGAQPDASVPTAVLAVVPNRVDPAVLTQCVVTGTVGSESSGTEPIVQDPVVPTTAAMPAQERLVSPVRRPQLAACATGTSAVPVGAGTGSGPGGASGSSGTRGSLPATGGLSPLSAGGLLGLGAVAALALRRRLGPGPAPRPGQAEVQPD; this comes from the coding sequence GTGGGCGAGACCATGGGGCGGCGGCGGTTCCTGCAGATGGCGGCCGCGGGCGGAGTCGGGGCCACCGTCCTCGGGCGGTCGAGCCTGGTCGAGGCGCTCACCGCCACGGCGGCGGGACCGTGTCCGCCGGCGTCGCTGGCCGACATCGACCACATCGTGATCTTCATCCAGGAGAACCGGTCCTTCGACAACTACTTCGGGGCCTACAAGGGGGTACGCGGGTTCGACGACCGCACCGCCCCCGGCGGCGTTGGCGCCTTCCGGCAGGCCTACCGCCAGCCGGCGCAGCCCACCGGGATCCCCAACCCGATGCTGCCGTTCCGGATGGACACGACGGTGACGGCGGTCCCGCACCAGGGGCAGTGCACCAACGACGTCGAGCACCAGTGGGCGGGGGCGCACGACAGCTGGAACGGCGGGGCCAGCGACAACTGGATGAACAGTCACCTGGCCACCGAGGCCGACCCGCGCCAGGCCGCGGTGACCATGTCGTACTACCAGCGGGCCGACCTGCCGTTCTATTACACGCTGGCCGACCACTTCACTGTTTGCGACAACTACTTCTGCTCGGTCATCGGAGGGACCGATCAGAACCGCCTCTACTCGATCACCGGCACCATCGACCCGGACGGTTGGGACGGAGGCTGCACCTTCTTCGACACCAAGGTGGGAACGGTTCAGACGCCGGGCGCCGACCTGGGGGCCGGCGGCCGCTGGGTGCCGTACCCCCAGATGCTGTCCCGGGCCGGCATCTCGTGGAAGGTCTACGGCACCCCGGACGGTCAGCTCGGGGACAACGTGCTGCGGTACTTCCCGCAGTTCCGGCCGGCGGGAGGCGACCCGTCCCTGTCCGTCCCCGCCTTCGGCTCGAACTCCTTCCCCGCCGACTTCGCCGCCGACTGTCAGGCCGGCACTCTCCCGCAGGTCTCCTGGCTCCTGGCCGACCTCCCCGACACCGAGCACGCCCCTGCTCCCGTCGAGTGGGGCGAGAGCATCGTGCACACCGTGCTGTCGGCCCTGGTGACGTCGGGCGTCTGGTCGCGGTCGGTCATGTTCCTCACCTACGACGAGAACGGCGGCTTCTTCGACCATGTGCCGCCCCCGACGGCTCCACCGGGAACGCCGGGGGAGTACATGAACCAGGCGGCGCTCACCTCCGCGGCCCGGAAGGAGGCCACGACGGTCGGGGGCGTGGACATGAGCCACGGCCCGATCGGGCTGGGGTACCGGGTGCCCACCCTCGTGGTCTCTCCCTTCTCGAGGAACCCGGATCCGTCCGGGGGGCCGCTCGTCTGCTCGGACCGCTTCGACCACACGTCGCTTCTCCGCTTCGTCGAGACCTGGTCACAGGCCCGCGGGCACCCCGCCCGCATACCCGGCCGCGACCCCTCCACCCGCTCTCCGGGACTGAGCGCCTGGCGCCGCCAGGCCGTCGGTGATCTGACCTCGCCCTTCAGCTTCGGCGCCCAGCCCGACGCCTCGGTCCCCACCGCCGTCTTGGCGGTCGTGCCCAACCGGGTCGACCCGGCCGTCCTGACCCAGTGCGTGGTCACGGGCACGGTCGGGAGTGAGTCGAGCGGGACCGAGCCCATCGTCCAGGATCCCGTCGTCCCGACCACGGCGGCCATGCCGGCCCAGGAACGCCTCGTCTCCCCGGTGCGCCGGCCGCAGCTGGCCGCCTGCGCGACCGGGACGTCGGCCGTCCCGGTAGGCGCGGGTACCGGCTCGGGCCCCGGTGGCGCCTCGGGCTCCTCCGGCACCCGGGGGTCGCTCCCGGCCACGGGCGGGCTCTCGCCGCTGTCGGCGGGCGGGTTGTTGGGGCTGGGGGCGGTGGCGGCCCTGGCCCTCCGGCGCCGGCTCGGGCCGGGTCCTGCTCCCCGACCTGGGCAGGCCGAGGTTCAGCCGGACTGA
- a CDS encoding alcohol dehydrogenase catalytic domain-containing protein: MRAVVLDGPGAVSVQDVPDAGLLGADSAVVRVDATAICGSDLHLYHGQGGAPGTRLGHEFVGTVEEVGPGVRTVSRGDRVLVSGVIGCGRCPDCLARDPGVCRNNGLAVFGTGTALPGGQAEAVDASAGDTVGRVQELTGGRGAESVIEAVGADQTVSDAIMCAAPGGTVSVVGVNLGMAFPFPMALALMRRLTFRVTLASIPGTWDSLVPLIASGRLHPEDVFTHRLPLSAAADAYRIFDSRTDGVLKVLLDPAG; this comes from the coding sequence ATGCGCGCCGTAGTCCTCGACGGGCCGGGTGCCGTGAGCGTGCAGGACGTACCCGACGCCGGCCTGCTCGGAGCCGACTCCGCGGTCGTGCGCGTCGACGCCACCGCCATCTGCGGGTCCGACCTGCACCTGTACCACGGCCAGGGCGGCGCTCCGGGCACCCGCCTGGGCCACGAGTTCGTCGGCACGGTCGAGGAGGTCGGGCCGGGGGTGCGCACCGTCTCCCGCGGCGACCGTGTGCTCGTGTCGGGTGTCATCGGGTGCGGGCGCTGCCCCGACTGCCTGGCCCGCGACCCGGGGGTGTGCCGCAACAACGGCCTGGCCGTGTTCGGCACCGGTACGGCGCTGCCCGGTGGTCAGGCCGAGGCGGTCGACGCGTCGGCGGGGGACACAGTGGGGCGCGTGCAGGAGCTGACCGGAGGACGTGGCGCCGAGAGCGTGATCGAGGCGGTGGGTGCCGACCAGACCGTTTCCGACGCGATCATGTGCGCGGCGCCGGGGGGAACGGTCTCGGTCGTGGGGGTCAACCTCGGGATGGCCTTCCCGTTCCCGATGGCGCTGGCGCTGATGCGCCGGCTGACCTTCCGGGTGACGCTCGCATCCATCCCCGGCACGTGGGACAGCCTGGTGCCGCTGATCGCCTCGGGCCGCCTGCATCCCGAGGACGTGTTCACCCATCGCCTGCCCCTGTCGGCCGCGGCCGACGCCTACCGGATCTTCGACTCGCGCACCGACGGGGTGCTGAAAGTCCTTCTGGACCCGGCCGGATGA
- a CDS encoding DUF1330 domain-containing protein, with protein MTAYVVIDVQSTDEAKAARYRELSGPSVERHGGRFLVRGGPFDVLEGDWVPTRLVIVEFASVEAAREWYESEDYLEARAVRAGAGAWRMVVVDGLS; from the coding sequence ATGACGGCCTACGTGGTCATCGACGTCCAGAGCACCGACGAGGCGAAGGCGGCGCGCTACCGGGAGCTGTCCGGTCCCAGCGTCGAGCGTCACGGGGGCCGGTTCCTGGTGAGAGGCGGCCCCTTCGACGTGCTCGAAGGAGACTGGGTCCCGACCCGACTCGTGATCGTCGAGTTCGCTTCGGTCGAGGCGGCACGCGAATGGTACGAATCGGAGGACTACCTGGAGGCCCGGGCGGTCCGCGCCGGGGCCGGAGCCTGGAGGATGGTCGTCGTCGACGGGCTCAGCTAG
- a CDS encoding WYL domain-containing protein, giving the protein MRADRLVSLLLLLQQRQRLTAGEAAEELEVSERTARRDLEALSAAGLPVYAERGRAGGWRLLGGGRTDLSGLSAAEARALFLVAGPAADATPELRAALRKLVRALPEPFRERAEASAASIVVDPGGWGQRRRTGRPVHLDALQEAAADGRRVRLGYTDRGGKATVRIVDPLGVALKGTVWYLVAGTEEGMRTFRVGRVTSVEQTGEAVVRPDGFDLAETWQHVVERVDELRSPAAVSALADPDLVEILRWIFERQVEVGAPAEDGRVPVVVKGHDVEVLAAQLAGFGRRIEVVGPPEAREHLGRIARELVGVYGPADPTDGAGKGRLRPRAGSGA; this is encoded by the coding sequence GTGCGCGCCGACCGGCTGGTCTCGCTCCTGCTGCTCCTGCAGCAGCGCCAGCGCCTCACCGCCGGCGAGGCGGCCGAGGAGCTCGAGGTCTCCGAGCGCACCGCCCGCCGGGACCTCGAGGCGCTGTCGGCGGCCGGGCTGCCCGTGTACGCCGAGCGGGGCCGGGCAGGGGGCTGGCGCCTCCTCGGAGGCGGGCGGACCGACCTGTCCGGGCTGTCGGCCGCCGAGGCCCGGGCCCTGTTCCTGGTGGCGGGGCCGGCCGCCGACGCCACTCCCGAGCTGCGGGCCGCGCTCCGCAAGCTGGTGCGCGCCCTGCCCGAGCCCTTCCGGGAACGGGCGGAGGCGTCGGCCGCCTCGATCGTCGTCGACCCCGGTGGGTGGGGGCAGAGACGGCGGACCGGTCGCCCCGTCCACCTCGACGCCCTCCAGGAGGCCGCCGCCGACGGCAGGCGGGTGCGTCTCGGCTACACCGACCGCGGCGGCAAGGCGACCGTGCGGATCGTCGACCCGCTGGGGGTGGCCCTCAAAGGCACCGTCTGGTACCTCGTGGCGGGCACCGAGGAGGGCATGCGCACCTTCCGGGTCGGGAGGGTGACCTCGGTGGAGCAGACGGGGGAGGCGGTCGTGCGCCCCGACGGCTTCGACCTGGCCGAGACCTGGCAGCACGTCGTGGAGCGGGTCGACGAGCTGCGGTCCCCCGCCGCCGTCTCAGCCCTGGCCGACCCCGACCTGGTGGAGATCCTGCGGTGGATATTCGAGCGCCAGGTCGAGGTGGGGGCCCCGGCTGAGGACGGTCGGGTGCCTGTCGTCGTCAAGGGTCACGACGTCGAGGTGCTGGCGGCCCAGCTGGCCGGGTTCGGCCGGCGCATCGAGGTGGTGGGGCCGCCCGAGGCGCGGGAGCACCTGGGCCGCATCGCCCGGGAGCTCGTCGGCGTCTACGGCCCCGCCGACCCGACCGACGGCGCCGGTAAGGGGAGGCTCAGGCCGCGGGCCGGCTCGGGGGCGTGA
- a CDS encoding MFS transporter: MQSPPDNSADPRRWKALAVLALIQFMLVLDITVVNVALPRIQHDLAFSRAGLAWVVNGYVLAAGGLLLLAGRSADLLGRRRLFLIGVAVFAVASALCGAAVAPGMLVGARFLQGAGEAMAAPASLGLIALLFPHPAERMKALGIWGGIAGLGGTSGTVISGALTDLASWRWIFFVNLPVALFALLAVPRLVAESRMTRGARRPRVAGALIGTAGLVAVVDGLLGAATHSWGSANVLVPLLAGAVLLVTMVRIEARSGAPLIPVEFFTNRTRVVTNFVTLFFSASFFSYFFLLTLFEQQVQGYSPLRGGLSYLPFGISISAGIGVSTALMPRLGARAMLGTGFFGCAVGLALASGIAPGSSYGAGILPGMIVLGLFSGVSFPAIGNSALHGVTGEDSSLASGVQSAMQQIGGAVGLACLVTLALRHAAGQVHHGVPAAAAAVHGYVLAFRIGTVLLAAAGVIAFSLLDRVVVGRPDVVTEAGAGTLPDTLAPVPAGG, encoded by the coding sequence ATGCAGTCGCCCCCCGACAATTCCGCCGATCCCCGGCGCTGGAAGGCGCTGGCCGTCCTGGCCCTCATCCAGTTCATGCTGGTCCTCGACATCACGGTCGTGAACGTGGCCCTGCCCCGGATCCAGCACGACCTGGCGTTCTCGCGGGCGGGGCTGGCGTGGGTGGTGAACGGCTACGTCCTGGCGGCGGGCGGGCTGTTGCTGCTGGCGGGGCGGTCCGCCGACCTGCTCGGGCGCAGGCGGCTGTTCCTCATCGGCGTGGCGGTCTTCGCCGTCGCGTCGGCGCTGTGCGGGGCGGCGGTCGCTCCCGGCATGCTGGTCGGGGCCCGCTTCCTCCAGGGTGCCGGAGAGGCCATGGCGGCGCCGGCGTCGCTCGGTCTCATAGCCCTGCTGTTCCCCCATCCGGCCGAGCGGATGAAGGCGCTCGGCATCTGGGGCGGAATAGCCGGCCTCGGCGGCACGTCGGGCACGGTGATCTCCGGGGCCCTGACCGACCTCGCGTCGTGGCGGTGGATCTTCTTCGTGAACCTGCCGGTCGCGCTGTTCGCCCTGCTGGCCGTGCCCCGACTGGTGGCCGAGAGTCGGATGACCCGCGGCGCCCGGCGGCCCCGGGTGGCGGGGGCGCTCATCGGCACCGCCGGTCTGGTGGCCGTCGTCGACGGCCTCCTGGGCGCGGCGACGCACTCGTGGGGCAGCGCCAACGTGCTCGTCCCGTTGCTGGCCGGCGCAGTCCTGCTGGTGACGATGGTCCGCATCGAGGCCCGATCCGGGGCTCCCCTCATCCCCGTCGAGTTCTTCACCAACCGCACGCGGGTGGTGACGAACTTCGTGACCCTGTTCTTCTCGGCTTCCTTCTTCAGCTATTTCTTCCTGCTGACTCTGTTCGAGCAGCAGGTGCAGGGCTACTCGCCTCTGCGCGGCGGCCTCTCCTACCTGCCCTTCGGGATCTCGATCAGCGCCGGGATCGGCGTGAGCACGGCGCTGATGCCCCGACTCGGTGCCCGCGCCATGCTCGGCACCGGCTTCTTCGGTTGCGCGGTCGGGCTGGCGCTGGCGAGTGGCATCGCGCCGGGGTCCTCGTACGGGGCCGGGATCCTGCCCGGCATGATCGTGCTCGGGCTGTTCTCCGGCGTCAGCTTCCCCGCCATCGGCAACAGCGCCCTGCACGGGGTGACCGGCGAGGACTCGTCCCTGGCGTCCGGAGTGCAGAGCGCCATGCAGCAGATCGGTGGCGCGGTAGGTCTGGCGTGCCTGGTGACGCTGGCCCTGCGTCACGCCGCCGGCCAGGTCCACCACGGGGTCCCCGCCGCCGCGGCCGCCGTGCACGGCTACGTCCTGGCCTTCCGGATCGGGACCGTGCTCCTGGCGGCGGCCGGCGTGATCGCCTTCTCCCTGCTCGACCGGGTGGTGGTGGGCCGGCCCGACGTGGTGACGGAGGCCGGGGCCGGGACCCTCCCCGACACCCTGGCCCCGGTGCCCGCCGGCGGGTGA
- a CDS encoding DNA double-strand break repair nuclease NurA, with amino-acid sequence MTIAAAERDSLSEVAGRLAGILLGRDRTVSDPSASELEFEPVLEPRRLEAPGRPPEVWAVDGGQALVADARCLQVFVTRSALVCFRDGRCVVEEEGPLHAHLLGTGEAGGQRTPDLPEGAPVDVNLLRDREEWMAVAAAVDRAVPGSVVLVDGDLVPDWRIPADVVPGIIERAVARGVSLAAVTKHSSLARGGAPLIGQLELEAAQLFGPRTRWWVPVGRTREGSRWPDLQVVVARLDPDARYAFRVDLPSGSDPEAVLTTVAGVSDDAGFPGYPYPLSVADRLAACPGWLRAETWLALDEALEQAGVSAETRERAFDDRHRMMERHG; translated from the coding sequence GTGACGATCGCGGCGGCGGAGCGGGACTCCCTTTCGGAGGTGGCTGGCCGGCTGGCCGGCATCCTCCTCGGGCGGGACCGGACGGTCAGCGATCCGTCGGCGTCCGAGCTCGAGTTCGAGCCGGTCCTCGAGCCCCGCCGGCTCGAAGCCCCCGGCCGGCCCCCCGAGGTGTGGGCGGTCGACGGCGGGCAGGCCCTGGTGGCCGACGCCCGGTGCCTCCAGGTCTTCGTGACCCGGAGCGCACTGGTCTGTTTCCGGGACGGGCGCTGCGTGGTGGAGGAGGAAGGACCGCTGCATGCCCACCTCCTGGGCACCGGGGAGGCCGGAGGTCAACGCACCCCGGACCTTCCGGAGGGGGCGCCGGTGGACGTCAACCTGCTCCGGGACCGGGAGGAGTGGATGGCGGTGGCCGCCGCCGTCGACCGGGCGGTGCCGGGTTCCGTCGTCCTCGTGGACGGTGACCTCGTCCCGGACTGGCGGATCCCCGCCGACGTGGTGCCCGGCATCATCGAGAGGGCGGTGGCACGCGGGGTGTCCCTCGCCGCGGTAACCAAGCACTCCTCGCTGGCCCGGGGCGGCGCCCCGTTGATCGGCCAGCTGGAGCTCGAGGCCGCCCAGCTGTTCGGCCCCCGTACCCGCTGGTGGGTCCCGGTCGGTCGGACCCGTGAAGGGTCGAGGTGGCCCGACCTGCAGGTCGTCGTGGCCCGGCTGGACCCCGACGCCCGCTACGCCTTCCGGGTCGACCTGCCGTCGGGATCGGATCCGGAGGCGGTCCTCACGACCGTCGCCGGCGTCTCGGACGACGCCGGCTTCCCCGGCTACCCGTACCCGCTCTCGGTGGCCGACCGGCTGGCGGCGTGCCCGGGTTGGCTGCGCGCCGAGACCTGGCTGGCCCTCGACGAGGCCCTGGAGCAGGCCGGCGTCTCCGCGGAGACGCGCGAACGGGCCTTCGACGACCGGCACCGGATGATGGAACGGCACGGATGA